The proteins below come from a single Acidimicrobiales bacterium genomic window:
- a CDS encoding histidine triad nucleotide-binding protein produces the protein MSPADGCVFCRIVAGEVPAEVAAENDEAVAFHDLAPVAPLHLLIVPRAHVADAAALTAADGPLLGSLFALAARVAAEQGVGEGGYRLVFNVGEDAGNTVDHLHLHLLGGRQLAWPPG, from the coding sequence GTGAGCCCCGCCGACGGCTGCGTCTTCTGCCGCATCGTCGCCGGTGAGGTGCCAGCCGAGGTCGCAGCGGAGAACGACGAGGCGGTTGCCTTCCACGACCTCGCGCCCGTCGCACCGCTCCACCTCCTGATCGTCCCCCGCGCCCACGTCGCCGACGCGGCGGCGCTCACTGCCGCCGACGGCCCGCTCCTCGGGAGCCTCTTCGCCCTCGCCGCGCGCGTCGCCGCCGAGCAGGGAGTGGGGGAGGGGGGCTACCGCCTCGTCTTCAACGTCGGCGAGGACGCCGGGAACACCGTCGACCACCTCCACCTGCACCTGCTGGGCGGCCGCCAACTCGCCTGGCCGCCGGGCTGA